Within Pseudodesulfovibrio senegalensis, the genomic segment TGGAAGTCATGAGGAGAATGACGTGGCGGAAATCCGCCTTGCGGCCGTTGTTGTCCGTGAGCGTGGCATAATCCATGACCTGAAGCAGAATATTGAACACATCCGGATGCGCCTTTTCAATCTCGTCGAAGAGAACCACGCAATGCGGCTGCTTGCGCACGCCTTCGGTCAAAAGGCCGCCCTGATCAAATCCCACGTACCCCGGAGGCGCACCGATAAGGCGGGCCACCGCGTGCTTTTCCATGTATTCGCTCATGTCGAACCGCAAAAATCCGATACCGAGCTTGGAAGACAACTGGCGGGCCAGTTCGGTTTTGCCCACGCCCGTGGGACCGGTCAGCAGGAAACTGCCCACCGGACGCCCCGCCTGCTTCATGCCGGCTCGGGAACGCTTGATGGCCCCGGTCAGGGCGTGTACGGCGTCGTCCTGACCAAAAACCACGCCTTTGAGCTGATCCTCAAGTCCCTGCAAACGACTCTTGTCCGACACAGTCAGACGCCGGGCCGGTATGCGGGCCATGCGCGCAACCACTCGTTCGATATCCTGAACCGTGATCCTGTCCTTCTTGCGGGGACGCCCGGAGAGCCGGTACTGAGCTCCGGCCTCGTCCATGACGTCAATGGCCTTGTCCGGCAGAAAGCGGTCATTGATGTGCCGGGACGAAAGCTCGGCAGCGGCCTTGAGCGCGTAATGCGTGTAGGAAACGCCGTGGAACTCCTCGTAGTGCGGACTCAGCCCCTTGAGAATATCCACGGTCTCGTCAACGCTCGGCTCAGGCAGGTCGATTTTCTGGAACCGACGCGAAAGCGCCCGATCCTTTTCAAAATGATTCTTGTATTCCTCGTAAGTGGTGGAACCGATGCAACGAAGCTCCCCTGCTGCCAGGAACGGCTTGAGGATATTGGAAGCATCCATGCTGCCCCCGCTCACGGAACCGGCCCCGACGATGGTATGAATCTCGTCAATGAACAGAATGGCATCGTCATGATGCTTCAGCTGTGCCAGAACCCCCTTGAGCCGAGCCTCGAAATCGCCACGGTATTTGGTCCCCGCCAGCAAAGCGCCCATGTCCAGAGAATAAACGGTCATTCCATGAAAACTCTGCGGCACGCGGCGTTCCACTATCTGCAACGCCAACCCTTCGGCCATGGCGGTCTTGCCCACACCGGGGTCGCCCACGAAAATGGGATTATTCTTGCGGCGGCGGGCCAACACCTGAACCGTGCGCTCAAGCTCGCGCTCCCGACCAATCAACGGGTCAACCAGCCCCTTTTTCGCACGTTCAGTCAGATTGACTGTGTATTCTTCGAGAGGGCTCTTTTTCTCGCCCGGCCGAGAGGATGGAGCCTCGCGAATCGGCTTTTCCTCGTCCTCACGCGAAGAATCCATGCCCCAATTCGAGGATTCACGCATTCCGTGTGAGATATGATCCAGAACGTCCAGACGGGAGACGTCGTGGGTCTTCAGAAAATATACGGCATAGGAATCCTCTTCGTCGAACATGGCCGCAAGAACATCGCCTACCTCGACAATATCCTTGCCGGCGGCCTTTTTCTGCCACACGGCACGCTGCAATACCCGCCGAACACCAAGAGTCTGTATGACCTCGGTCTCAGTCCCTTCAGGCAAAGCTTCCATGTTGTCCCGAAAGAACGCCCCAAGCTGATCATGCAGCCTGACCACTTCCACACCGCAGGAGGCAAGAATCTCCCGGCCATTTTCCTCGCGTGAAATGGAATACAGGAGGTGTTCGAGCGTGAGAAACTCATGATTCCTACGCTTGACCTCGTTGACGGCATCTGTCAACGCACTCTCAAGTCCTTTGCTGAGCATCGTCATCATTCACCTTCCATCGTGCATCTGAGCGGATATCCCGCACTTTTCGCCAGTCGATGGACCATGTCCACCTTGGTTTCCGCCACTTCGGCGGTGTAAAGGCCGCATACACCCACGCCTTCATTGTGGATCTGCAGCATGATGATGGTGGCTTCCGTTTCGCTTTTCCTGAACACCCTCACAAGTACCTCCACCACAAAATCCATGGTGGTATAATCATCGTTGTGAAGCAGGACGCGGTATTTTTTCGGTTCCCGCACTTCATGTTCGTCCAGAAGTTCGGACTCGTACTGGTCACCGATATTTGGTTCGCTCATGTGTTCGACTCCAACAAGTCCTTGTTTGCCCTAATTCGCAATATAAGATTGATTACTACGCATGTCGAGAGGCTACGGCGACAATTAGTCCGCACGGTCCTCAAAACGCTGCCGCTCGTCATCGGAAAAAATGAAATCCTCTCTCTCGGGCAAGCCGTTGGCGGTCCGGAATGCACGATTCAAGGCATGATAGGATGAGGTGGAGGCATCGGCCGGATCAAAACCCAACTTGTGCGCACATTCGTCAGCCCTACCGCCTTCTACTTCCATGAACTTCCCAAACGGCAAAAGGTCCAAACACACGGTGCAGTCTGCGAAAGCCCACTTCTCTCGCACCTTGTGGTAGGCAAAACAGTGCCTATACCCCAAAGCCTCAAGCCCGGCACGCAAAACCTCAAAATCCCCGACCGTGGTCTCCAATTCTTCACGAACCTTTGCGTTCTCAGACAAGCCCCCCCTTTGCACGGGATGTTTAACTGTCAATACGGCCTGTCCCTGCCTGCGCCGCAGGCGCAACAAAATCCCCTGAGCCCTGAGAGAGCGTTCTTCATCGTCAAAAACAAGATTCTCCTCGAAATATCGGCCAAGGCGTTGAGCACCATGTTCCGCCAACACATCCCGCAAGTGCTCATGGTCCACATCACAAAATTTCAACTCGACTTCCAATGACATTTGCAATCTCCGTCAAGGTTGCTCATACTGCGTTCGAGGCAATCGATCATGTTGAAAAAAATACTTCTTCTTTCCCTGGGCGGCGCATGCGGAACATTGTGCCGCTATTGGTTGTCCGGCGTGGCGCAGCGCCTAGCCGGAACGGCTTTTCCCTTCGGCACCATGGCAGTCAACATGCTCGGCTGTTTCCTGTTCGGCGCAGTCTGGGGCTTTCTGGAAAATCGTCTCGGATTCGGGGGTGATCTGCGCATCCTGATACTTTCCGGCTTCATGGGCGCATTCACGACCTTCTCAACATATATGTTTGAATCCGCCAATCTGCTGAAATTCGGCCAATATGCACAAGCGGTTCTCAATATAACCGGCCAGAGCCTGCTCGGCCTAACGCTGGTATTCACAGGCATAGCGCTCGGACGTATATTGTAATTGAAATGAAAACAGCCAACAAGGCCGCAAATGGAGGACTTTCATGCAGATTCCCAAAAATGCGCAACGCTTGCGAATATTCATCGGCGAGACTGACCGGCATCAGGGACGGCTGCTTTCGGAAGTGATCGTTGAAACCGCCAGAAAAGATGGATTGGCAGGGGCCACGGTTCTGCGCGGAATCATGGGCTACGGTGCCAACAGCCGCGTTCACACCAACAAAATCCTTCGGCTTTCGGAAGATATGCCCATAGTCGTAGAAATCGTGGACGCCAAAGAAAAAATCGATACCTTCCTACCGCAACTGGATGATCTGATTCAAGAGGGTCTTGTCACAAGGGAAGATGTCCACGTCATCATGTACCGACACAACGGCGGCTAGCCGCCGGACATGGCCAACACGTCATTGGCAATACGCTGCAAAGGAAGAACCTTGTTCACCCCACCCATCTTGATGGCTTCCTGCGGCATACCGAAAACAACAGAAGTTGCCTCATCCTGTGCGATACAATATGCCCCGGCATCGTGAAGCTCCTTCATCCCCCTAGCTCCGTCATCGCCCATGCCGGTCATGATGGCGGAGACAACATTCTTTCCGGCAAACCGAGCCCCTGACCGAAACAGCACGTCCACCGAGGGACGATGTCGCGAAACCAATGGACCGTCCTTCACTTCAACATAGTATTTTGCCCCGGAGCGCTTCAAGAGCATATGCTTGTTGCCGGGAGCGATAAGCACAAGCCCACGAACCATGGCATCGCCGTCCTGGGCTTCCTTGATGTTCACCCGGCATATGCTGTTGAGACGGTTGGCGAACGCCGTGGTAAAATGCTCGGGCATGTGCTGCACAATGGCGACAGGCGGGCAATCCGGGGGCAACTGCTCCAAAAAGACACGCAGGGCCTCTGTCCCTCCGGTCGAGGCTCCCACCAATACGATTTTTTCGGTTTTCTGTACGTTTTGGGGTCTGCCCATGGGTATCACCGCATCAGCGTCCAGTTTCGGTTGAACCTTGATGGGAGCGGCCGGAGGTTTCACGCGTTTTCCCTTGGAGAGGGCCGCGGCCTTGACCACGTCGCACAAGCGGATACGCGATTCTTCAAAAAATTTCTTTGTCCCCATCTTCGGCTTGGTAATGACTTCAACAGCACCGTATTCCAATGCCTTAAGCGCATTCTGACCGCCAGCCTGTGCCAGGGAAGAACACACGACGACCGGGATGGGATGTTGCGACATGATCTTCTTCAGGAACGTCAACCCATCCATCCGGGGCATCTCGATATCCAGGGTAATGACGTCAGGAATCTCCTTGCGTATTTTCTCAGCCGCAACAAAAGGATCCACAGCCGTCCCCATCACCTCGATTCCAGGATCGGAATCAAGGATATCGGTCAAAGCCTGCCGGACAACAGCAGAGTCATCCACAACAAGAACGCGTATCTTTTTGCCTACCATCGCTTCATTCCCGTTGAACTTCATGCATTGTCAACCACTATACGACGAACCAAACTCGGCACATCCAAAATAAGGGCGATTGAACCGTCACCCTTGATGGTCGCCCCGGAAATTCCTTCCACATCCTTATAAACCCGGCTCAAACTCTTGATCACAGTCTGATGCTCGCCGATGACCGTATCCACGACAATACCGACACGGCTTCCCTCCACACCAGTAATAACGATCTGTTCTATACTGGGCTGCTCGCCTTCCACCATGAAAAAATCACGCAAATGGATATAGGGAACGATCTCTCCCCGCAGATGCAGCAAAGTATGCCCACCCTCGGTCTCTTCAATCTCGGCCCGGTTCAATTCCACACATTCTTCCACAAGCGACAGAGGGATGACATAAAATTCATTGCCAACCTGCACCTGCAGCCCATCGATAATGGCCAGGGTCAATGGCAGCCGTATAGTGATGGTCGTTCCCTTGCCGACCCTGCTATCAATATCGATAATGCCCCGCAGAGAATCGATGGCCCGCTTGACAACGTCCATTCCCACACCGCGGCCCGAAACATTGGTAACCTTCTGGGCCGTGGAAAATCCCGGCTCGAAAATGAGCTTGAACAATTCCTTGTCTGAAAGCTCGGCATCCGGGGAAATCATGCCCCGTTCCACGGCTTTGGCTCGGATTGCCGCCGGGTCCATGCCCTGACCGTCGTCCGTAATCCTTATAAGGACCTCGCCTCCGGAGTGCTCGGCAGAAAGCAGGATCATGCCGGCCGCAGGTTTGCCAGCGGCTTCACGTACATGGGGAATCTCGATGCCGTGGTCGATGCTGTTGCGCAACAAATGGACCAGCGGATCCCCAAGGCGCTCAATAACGGTCTTGTCCAGTTCGGTTTCCGCTCCATTGGTATTAAGCACGATCTCCTTGTTCAATTCGGAAGAAAGGTCACGCACCAACCTGCGAAACTTGCTGAAGGTCGTTCCTATGGGCAACATGCGGATTCCGAGCGTCGAATCCCTGAGTTCATCGCTCAAACGCTCCAATTCCTCAGAAAGAGCGGTCATTACAGGGTCGGAGCGTTCGCTGACAACCTGTGATATCTGGGCCTGAACAATAACCAGTTCGCCCACCAGATCCACAAGCCAATCCAATTTTTCCGCAGCCACCCGGATGCTTGAAACAGCTTCCTTTTTCTTCTGCATGGACTGCTCTTCCTTGGCCTTGGCCTGACGGGAAACAGCCTTGGACAACTGTTCGTCGTCAACCTTTCCGGATTCCTTGAGGATCTGCCCGATAGGCTTCTGCTTTTTCAGGGCGTCCTCAATATCTTCGGGCTGCACTGCTCCTTCTTCCACGAGCAGTTCGCCAATCCGTGGCGTCTCCTCAAATTCGTCTGTCGATTCTTCCTCGGGTTCAGTGGCAACCGGCTGAGCCTGTTTCCCGGAATCGCCAGCCTCCCCTTCAGGTTCTGCAGCGGTAACGTCAACGCTGAGGTCGACACTGGTGAACAGAAAAATATCCCTGATGTCTTCCGCCCCCTTTGCCGTGGCAAAGCGAACATCCCAGACATATCCGTCTTCCATTGCCTGCCCGGTTTCAGGCTGAGCTTCGATTTTCAGTTCACCAATCTTGGCAAGTTCGTCCAAGAGCGGTTCAAGGCATGCAATATCGCCACCGGACTCATCCTTGACCACCACATGAATCAAGAAATCCTTCAATGGAAGCTTCGCAGAATCGTCTTCCGGCGCTTCGGAAGCAGTGGCATCATCTTCGTGTACTTCGCCTTCGCCGACACCCTCGTCCGAAACGGCTGCCTCATCCCCCTCCCCGCTGGAAAGCTGTTGCAACCCCAACAGAATGGCAGACATCCCTTCCGGGTCCACCACTTCTTCGGAGTCGGCGTTGTCGAGCATCTTCTGGATATGGTCCCGAGCCTTGAACGCAAGGTTCAAAAGATCCGTTGAAATGACCAACTCTTCCGAACGGACCATATCAAAAACCGTTTCAACCTCATGGGTAAACTCGGCGATGTCCTCGAATCCGAACATGGACCCGGAGCCCTTGATGGTATGCAGGGCCCTGAACACTCGGTTGACGAGGTCCATATCTTCGGGCGCGTCTTCAAGCTCAAGCAAAGAGCCCTCAAGCTCGCTCAAAAGATCGTACGCCTCTTCCTTGAATATTTGCCGATTCAAATCATCTGACATGCAAACGCTCCCCAAGCTTCCCTCTGGAACAGGTCAGGACCAAAACGATAGCCGATAGTCATACCATACAGCCCCATACTGTCGAATACGCAACCATCCGGTTATTATTATTTTCAAAAAAAAATAAAAATTATGAGACAAAACGAATTTCCGCACGGGCGGTTTCCTGGTCGAACGGCTTGACCTTAATCTCGACACGTTCACCCTTGAACTCCGCAGCACCCAACAGAATGCCTTCGAAATAATCGAACAGCCCGCGTCGGGAACGATAGTTCATAAACAGCTCATCCCCCTTGTCCTCATAGGTAAACGTCGGCGGCGTGATTCCGGGGGCGTCCTTGGTGAGTTGGCTATGCACATCGTTCATGCGCATATAAAACTCCTTGAGCGTTTCGTCCTTGAAATAGCGTCGATACATCTTGTAAAAACCCTTGACGGTGTATCGGCCAAGATCAAGAAAAAACTCCCGCGACGAACTTCCCGTTTCTTCTGCCACAAAATCGGCCATCTGCTGCAAAACCGCATCCGGATACCCGCTGGCAGGCAGGAACACGGGATCACCCATGACCTTCTGCATGGATTCATACACGGCACTGCCATATTGATTCTTGACGAACTCTTGGGTCAACTTGGGCAGAATCCCCTTCATTTCCCCTTCAGATTCACGGAAAGAGGGGCCGCTTCCTTGTTCGGCATCCTGAAAGTTCATGGATACGGAAAGCAACTCCTGTGCGAGCTCCGCAAGATCACGTGTGGCAGAGGCAGCCTGCCCGGCTCCCTCGTCAGCCTCACGGGCAACCAGGGCAATATCCTCAACGCTGCTCCCGATTTCTTCGGCAGCGGCAGACTGCTCTTCTGCGGCAGTGGCTATCTGGGCCACCCGGGAAACCATATCCTCGATGCGCTCCATGATCTGCTGCAAGGCATCGCCGGCCTGATTGGAAAGATCCGTACTCTGGTTGACCTGCTTTTCGGTACGATCCATGGACTCCATGGCGTGTGCAGATCGTTCTTGGATGGTATGAATAGCCTCTTCCACTTCCTTGGTCGCGGTCATGGTTTTTTCCGCGAGTTTCCGCACTTCGTCGGCGACCACGGCAAACCCTCGCCCAGCTTCACCGGCCCTTGCCGCCTCAATGGCAGCGTTCAGGGCAAGCAAGTTGGTCTGATCAGCTATGTCATTGATGACACTTATTATACGACCAATCTCTTCGGCTTGCGAATCCAATTGACCAACCACCTGTGCCAACTGTCCGGCCGAGTGGGAAACCCCATTGATGGCTTCGACGGCGTTGGAAACCATGTCGACACCGGATTGCGCCGAAACACGCGCTTCGTCCGCAGCCCGGGACGTTGCCGAGGCATTGCCCGCAACTTCCAGGACCGTGGCTGTCATTTCCTCCATGGCAGTAGCCACGGTATCGGTCTGATGGCTCTGCTTCTGCGCCCCACGTGCCTGTTCATCGGCAGATGCCGAAAGCTCTTCGGATGCCGAGGCGACCCGTTCGGCCAGAGTCCGTATTTCGCCCCCCACGGAAACCATCTGCTGCTTCTGGGCCTCAATATCGCGCTGCTGCCTGACCACCTCTTCCATGCTGAGGAAAGAGGCTACTACGCCATATACCTCCCCAGCCTCGTTGAAGACAGGACGAACAAACATATGGACGGGTACGGTCTTGCCCATCCATAATTCAAGATCAACCGCGGCGTCATACGGTTTACCGGACTTCAACACCTTGCCGGTGATGGATACTCCCTGCTTGTTGTAAAAAGCCTGGCCAACAGTGAAACCAACGACCTGAGTGACTGGTTTTTCCAACAAATCCAAAACAGCCTCAGTGGCAAGAAGGATCTTCCCATTCCGGTCACAGACAACAACATGGTTACCCAGGACCTTGAGCGCATCACGATAAAACCCGACCTCAACAAGCCTGTTCTCATAGTAGGAATGAATTGGTTCTATAATACTTTCAAAACCGGTCCCTTTCAGGAGATCTGAAACAAGGTTCACATCCTGCAAATTGGCCCCGTCTTCCAGCAAAAGCCGAACATTCCGCAACCAACGGGCAGACAGCCAAGCCCCGACAATCCCCGCAACGAGGATGCACACCAACGCAGCATACAGTACTGTCCCTCCGCCAAAGTAATGGGCAGCCGAAAATATAAAAACTGCAAAAAAAGCAATGGACAAAGGCACATATACAAACCGATTAGACATAGCTGTTTCCCTCTCAGGCATTTTCACCATCAAAACCGAAAGAATATCGCTTCTTGTGATGCTCTTTTTGGTTACTCAGATTCTCCAAGGATTTCAATAAGAGCATTACAAAAGCAGAAAGGCAATTAGACTAATTGGAAGAGGACCTTTTTTGAAGAATACGAATGGCTCGCCGCTCGCGGTAGCGACGTATAATGAAATGAGACAGAAAATACGTAAGCAACGTTGCCGGAATGCCGACAATGAGTCCGCCGGCAAAAATCACGGAAAACAGTTGCCAGCCCGAATCGATGAGCTGAGCCATTTCCAAGCGAGAGGGGTCGAAGGTTACCCCCTGAAAGGGCAAGAAAAAATCTCCGACAAGAAAAAGAAAATAGTAAAACGGCGCCATGGTGAACGCATTTGAATAGCAGGTTGCCAACCACGCAGCGAGCTTGTTGACCCGAAACACAAAAGCCAGGGCGATCACCACCACGGACTGAAACGGAATAATCGGCATGGCTCCGATAAAAACACCGAGGGCCAGAGCAAAGGCCAATTCCCGGGGCGTCGACTTCTGACGCAGGACACGAAGGTACCAGTAACGGGAGCTCCGCTTCAGACGCAGCCACAGGCCGCCCTCTGCTGCACTGTCATTCATTTTGCTCTCGCCCATGGTTACTCCAGAATGTCGAAACGGGAAAACTTCATGACAAATCCGGCCCGCCCCTGAGTGGCAGAACGAAGCTCCGTTGAAAAACCGAACAATTTCCCCAGCGGCGCAAGGCCTTCAACAACCTTCTGTCCGGCTTTGTCAGTCATTCCTTCAATCTTGGCACCCTTTGCCCCCAACAAACCCACAACATCGCCGACATGTTCTTCAGGAACACCGATTTCGACCCACATGATGGGCTCGAGCAGCTTGGGTTCAGCCTCTGCAAGAGCGGAGCGGACAGCCATGGCAGCAGCCATGCGATACCCGGCTTCACTGGATTCCCCTTCCCGTTTCTGCAGATCCAACACACGAACGCGAACATCCTGCACCGGGTAGCCGCGAACAACGCCACTTTGCAGGGCATCCGTAATCCCCTCATTCACGGCATCCAACCATACCGAGGGCCACACATCCGGGTCCACGGCAAAAGAGATGTCGAGACCGGAGTCCCGCGGTGCCGGTTCCACCTCCAGAGAGACCTGCCCGTAATGCAGGGTTTCGCCCAACTCCCGGGCAAATTCCCCTTGAGCCGAAGCCTTGCAGCCCACGGTTTCCTGATAAACAACCTGTGGGCGGCCGGTTCTGGGCTCCAGCCCGTATTCGCGCTTGAGGCGCTCGCAAATGACCTCAAGATGCAATTCACCCATGCCCGAAACGATAATCTGCCCGGTATCCTCGTCCGTGCCCACTTCAAGCGTTGGGTCCTCAAGAAGATATTTCTGCAGCACTTCATCTAGCTTGTCAGCCTCTTCACTGTTTCGAGGCTCCATGGCCAAGGAAATGACCGGACGGTAATCATCAATCTCCTCAAGGACGATCCGGTTGTCCTTGAGACACAGGGTATCGCCTGTCCGGGCAAATTTCATCCCCGCAGCACCGACGATATCGCCAGCATAGGCCGCATCCAGTTTTTCCTTTCTGCCCGCGTGCAACCGAAACAGACGCGCCACGCGCTCATCCTTGCCCTGAGTCTGGTTGTAGACGGTCTCCCCGGCCGAAATGCCTCCTGAATACAACCGCATGAGCGCAAGCTTTCGCCCTGAATCGAGAGAAACCTTGAAAACCAACGCGGAAAGAGGATCAGCCCCATTCACGGAAAAAGATTTTTCCACGCCGGTCTGCGGGTCAGTTCCCACAGCGGGCGGCACATCCAGGGGGCTTGGAAGATACCTGCACACGGCATCCATAACGGGTTGCACGCCCACATTCTTGAGGGCGGAACCGCACAGGACCGGCACAATCTGCAACTGCAGCGTGCCTTTCCGGATAGCAGCACACAATTTTTCCTGAGGGATATCCTCACCTTCCAGATACAGGCCAAGCAATTCCTCATCCTGGTCGGCGGCGGCCTCCACAAGCCGTTCCCGCCAGGGAGTCAATCGCTCGACTTCCTCGGTTGTGAGTTCACGGACCTGATACTGTTCTCCCTTGGATTCGGCATCAAAAACAAAACATTGCATGGCCACGAGGTCAAAAACGCCGCGCATGTCCTGCCCTTGCCCGTCCGGATACTGCAAGGCCACGACGTTGGCTCCCAACTTGGTTCGCATGGACGCAAGCACTGCCTCGTAATCCGCGCCGAGCCTGTCCAGCTTGTTGACAAAGGCAATCTTGGGCACGTTGTAGCGCTCGCTCTGGCGCCAAACAGTTTCCGACTGAGGCTCCACTCCGCTCACGCCGCAAAATACGCCAACAGCACCATCAAGCACCCGCAGGGAACGTTCCACCTCGATGGTGAAATCAACATGACCGGGAGTATCGATTATATTGATGACCCGGCCGTCCCATTGGCAGGTGGTCACGGCAGAAGTGATGGTAATGCCCCGCTCCTGCTCCTCGGGCATGTAGTCCATGGTGGCTGTGCCGTCGTGCACTTCTCCTATGCGATGGATCTTCTTGGAATAATAAAGAATCCGCTCTGTAAGCGTGGTCTTGCCGGCATCGATATGCGCAATGATGCCGATATTCCTGAGATTCTCAAGATGACGTCGAGAAGGTTTGCCTGTTTTGCTCACTATCTACACTCCGTTTGTCCAACACACGCAATGATTGATGAAAAACGCAGGACGCAACCAAGGCCAAACCCAGCAAAATTCACTGCCGACACCAAAAACAAGGGGAAAACATCCCGCAGCTTCCTGAACATGGGAATTGTCCACAAAAGCCACGGCAGCGCAATCATCCTGCCAACGGCCCAGACCCGGCTGAACCGAGTCGTCCTCCGGCACAGGCATATCACCATATACGCGCAAGGCCAATGACGGATGCGCAAAACGCAGCAGCGAAATATCCGGAAAAACATCCGATCCGGCCACGATAACGCCGTCACCATGGGCAGGCAGAAACACGGGGCGCAACGCTTCGTCGACTTCCGCATCAACATCACCGAGCAACACCAACCGCCCCTGCCCGCAACCTGCAGCCATATGGGAAAGAAGTTGCTGCATCCGGTCACACGGCATCTCGCCGACCAATTCAACGCCGGCCAATTCCAAGGCCACCAACAGCGAATCTGGCCATGGTGATTGCTCGTCACGGACCACCAGAATTTCTCGCACTCCCGCGGCTATGGCGGGAATTATGGCGGCCAGCAGTCTGGCCGGTGAATCAAGGTCTGCCCCGCAGACAAAAACAGTCCAGTCGGCTGGGCTCCGCTCCTCTCCGGCGGTCCAGCCGTCCTTACCGATTCTTTCACGTGAGGACGCGACGAACCGCTCTGGGCAGGACCAGTCC encodes:
- the clpA gene encoding ATP-dependent Clp protease ATP-binding subunit ClpA, with protein sequence MLSKGLESALTDAVNEVKRRNHEFLTLEHLLYSISREENGREILASCGVEVVRLHDQLGAFFRDNMEALPEGTETEVIQTLGVRRVLQRAVWQKKAAGKDIVEVGDVLAAMFDEEDSYAVYFLKTHDVSRLDVLDHISHGMRESSNWGMDSSREDEEKPIREAPSSRPGEKKSPLEEYTVNLTERAKKGLVDPLIGRERELERTVQVLARRRKNNPIFVGDPGVGKTAMAEGLALQIVERRVPQSFHGMTVYSLDMGALLAGTKYRGDFEARLKGVLAQLKHHDDAILFIDEIHTIVGAGSVSGGSMDASNILKPFLAAGELRCIGSTTYEEYKNHFEKDRALSRRFQKIDLPEPSVDETVDILKGLSPHYEEFHGVSYTHYALKAAAELSSRHINDRFLPDKAIDVMDEAGAQYRLSGRPRKKDRITVQDIERVVARMARIPARRLTVSDKSRLQGLEDQLKGVVFGQDDAVHALTGAIKRSRAGMKQAGRPVGSFLLTGPTGVGKTELARQLSSKLGIGFLRFDMSEYMEKHAVARLIGAPPGYVGFDQGGLLTEGVRKQPHCVVLFDEIEKAHPDVFNILLQVMDYATLTDNNGRKADFRHVILLMTSNAGAREMSKGNIGFKRDEDDDRKDGALKAIEKLFSPEFRNRLDAIVPFGSLSSEVMEMIVDKFINELNEQLAERRVSVELTAAARSRLAEMGHDPAFGARPMGRVIQTEIKDAIADELLFGSLMRGGVAVADVAGTEDVPGEIPAVGPSGEFVFTFKRRSKGKTG
- a CDS encoding class IV adenylate cyclase; its protein translation is MSLEVELKFCDVDHEHLRDVLAEHGAQRLGRYFEENLVFDDEERSLRAQGILLRLRRRQGQAVLTVKHPVQRGGLSENAKVREELETTVGDFEVLRAGLEALGYRHCFAYHKVREKWAFADCTVCLDLLPFGKFMEVEGGRADECAHKLGFDPADASTSSYHALNRAFRTANGLPEREDFIFSDDERQRFEDRAD
- a CDS encoding protein-glutamate methylesterase/protein-glutamine glutaminase; protein product: MVGKKIRVLVVDDSAVVRQALTDILDSDPGIEVMGTAVDPFVAAEKIRKEIPDVITLDIEMPRMDGLTFLKKIMSQHPIPVVVCSSLAQAGGQNALKALEYGAVEVITKPKMGTKKFFEESRIRLCDVVKAAALSKGKRVKPPAAPIKVQPKLDADAVIPMGRPQNVQKTEKIVLVGASTGGTEALRVFLEQLPPDCPPVAIVQHMPEHFTTAFANRLNSICRVNIKEAQDGDAMVRGLVLIAPGNKHMLLKRSGAKYYVEVKDGPLVSRHRPSVDVLFRSGARFAGKNVVSAIMTGMGDDGARGMKELHDAGAYCIAQDEATSVVFGMPQEAIKMGGVNKVLPLQRIANDVLAMSGG
- the crcB gene encoding fluoride efflux transporter CrcB — its product is MLKKILLLSLGGACGTLCRYWLSGVAQRLAGTAFPFGTMAVNMLGCFLFGAVWGFLENRLGFGGDLRILILSGFMGAFTTFSTYMFESANLLKFGQYAQAVLNITGQSLLGLTLVFTGIALGRIL
- a CDS encoding chemotaxis protein CheA: MSDDLNRQIFKEEAYDLLSELEGSLLELEDAPEDMDLVNRVFRALHTIKGSGSMFGFEDIAEFTHEVETVFDMVRSEELVISTDLLNLAFKARDHIQKMLDNADSEEVVDPEGMSAILLGLQQLSSGEGDEAAVSDEGVGEGEVHEDDATASEAPEDDSAKLPLKDFLIHVVVKDESGGDIACLEPLLDELAKIGELKIEAQPETGQAMEDGYVWDVRFATAKGAEDIRDIFLFTSVDLSVDVTAAEPEGEAGDSGKQAQPVATEPEEESTDEFEETPRIGELLVEEGAVQPEDIEDALKKQKPIGQILKESGKVDDEQLSKAVSRQAKAKEEQSMQKKKEAVSSIRVAAEKLDWLVDLVGELVIVQAQISQVVSERSDPVMTALSEELERLSDELRDSTLGIRMLPIGTTFSKFRRLVRDLSSELNKEIVLNTNGAETELDKTVIERLGDPLVHLLRNSIDHGIEIPHVREAAGKPAAGMILLSAEHSGGEVLIRITDDGQGMDPAAIRAKAVERGMISPDAELSDKELFKLIFEPGFSTAQKVTNVSGRGVGMDVVKRAIDSLRGIIDIDSRVGKGTTITIRLPLTLAIIDGLQVQVGNEFYVIPLSLVEECVELNRAEIEETEGGHTLLHLRGEIVPYIHLRDFFMVEGEQPSIEQIVITGVEGSRVGIVVDTVIGEHQTVIKSLSRVYKDVEGISGATIKGDGSIALILDVPSLVRRIVVDNA
- a CDS encoding DUF190 domain-containing protein encodes the protein MQIPKNAQRLRIFIGETDRHQGRLLSEVIVETARKDGLAGATVLRGIMGYGANSRVHTNKILRLSEDMPIVVEIVDAKEKIDTFLPQLDDLIQEGLVTREDVHVIMYRHNGG
- the clpS gene encoding ATP-dependent Clp protease adapter ClpS translates to MSEPNIGDQYESELLDEHEVREPKKYRVLLHNDDYTTMDFVVEVLVRVFRKSETEATIIMLQIHNEGVGVCGLYTAEVAETKVDMVHRLAKSAGYPLRCTMEGE